The Metabacillus sediminilitoris genome window below encodes:
- the hslV gene encoding ATP-dependent protease subunit HslV has product MSQFHATTIFAIQHNGKAAMAGDGQVTFGNAVVMKHTAKKVRKIFNGKVIAGFAGSVADAFTLFELFESRLEEYNGNLQRAAVELAKEWRSDKVLRRLEAMLIVMNEEHLLLVSGTGEVIEPDDGILAIGSGGNYALSAGRALKRFSGDHLSAKDIAEGALTIAGEICVYTNQNIIVEEL; this is encoded by the coding sequence ATGTCTCAATTTCATGCGACAACAATTTTTGCGATTCAACATAATGGCAAGGCGGCTATGGCTGGCGATGGTCAAGTCACATTTGGAAATGCTGTTGTTATGAAGCATACTGCGAAGAAAGTGCGTAAAATTTTTAACGGAAAAGTTATTGCTGGATTTGCAGGTTCTGTTGCAGATGCATTTACTTTATTTGAGCTTTTTGAAAGCAGGCTTGAAGAGTATAACGGCAACTTACAGCGTGCAGCAGTTGAATTAGCAAAGGAATGGCGAAGTGATAAAGTATTAAGACGACTTGAAGCGATGCTTATTGTTATGAATGAAGAGCATCTTTTATTAGTTTCTGGTACAGGTGAAGTTATTGAACCTGATGATGGTATTTTGGCAATTGGCTCTGGTGGTAATTATGCTTTATCTGCTGGGAGAGCCTTAAAGCGGTTCTCAGGTGATCATTTATCAGCAAAAGATATCGCCGAAGGTGCATTAACTATTGCTGGTGAAATTTGTGTATATACTAATCAAAATATCATTGTCGAAGAACTTTAA
- the xerC gene encoding tyrosine recombinase XerC produces MENVKIYLNFFVEYLQIERNYSQYTIVNYVTDIEDFFLFMKEQVILHLEEITYNDTRLYLTQLHKRNYSRKTISRKISSLRSFFKFLVREEKLNENPFSLVSLPKREQKIPQFLYEEEIEKLFSISDCTTPLGQRNQALIEILYGTGIRVSECCAIRLSDIDFYIGTVLVHGKGGKQRYVPFGSYAQDAIEQYIHQGRKILLSKLKTPEEHSYLFVNNRGNPLTDRGVRHVLNEMIKKTSLTLHIHPHMFRHTFATHLLNEGADMRSVQELLGHSHLSSTQVYTHVTKDHLKRIYMSHHPRA; encoded by the coding sequence ATGGAAAATGTAAAGATTTATTTAAATTTCTTCGTTGAGTATTTACAAATTGAAAGAAATTATTCACAATATACAATTGTGAATTATGTCACTGATATAGAGGATTTTTTTTTATTTATGAAAGAACAAGTTATCCTACATCTAGAAGAAATTACATATAATGATACACGTTTATATTTAACGCAGTTACATAAGAGGAATTATTCTAGAAAAACAATTTCAAGAAAGATCTCATCGTTAAGAAGCTTTTTTAAATTTCTAGTCAGAGAAGAAAAGCTTAATGAAAATCCTTTTTCATTAGTGTCATTACCTAAAAGAGAGCAAAAAATACCGCAATTTCTATATGAAGAAGAAATCGAAAAGTTATTTTCTATTTCTGATTGCACCACTCCATTAGGGCAAAGAAACCAGGCTCTAATTGAGATCCTCTATGGTACAGGAATTCGTGTAAGTGAGTGTTGTGCAATTCGATTATCTGATATTGATTTTTATATAGGTACCGTCCTTGTTCATGGGAAGGGTGGTAAACAAAGGTATGTTCCTTTTGGCAGTTATGCTCAGGATGCAATTGAACAATATATCCATCAAGGTAGAAAAATATTACTCAGCAAACTGAAAACACCTGAAGAACATTCCTATTTGTTTGTCAATAATCGAGGAAATCCTTTAACAGATCGTGGTGTTAGGCATGTTCTTAATGAGATGATTAAAAAGACATCCTTAACATTACATATTCACCCTCATATGTTCAGACATACCTTTGCAACACATTTATTAAATGAAGGTGCAGATATGAGAAGTGTTCAGGAACTTTTAGGTCATTCACATTTATCATCAACTCAAGTGTACACCCATGTAACGAAAGATCATTTAAAACGGATTTATATGTCTCATCACCCTCGTGCCTAA
- the trmFO gene encoding FADH(2)-oxidizing methylenetetrahydrofolate--tRNA-(uracil(54)-C(5))-methyltransferase TrmFO: MNQDTVVNVIGAGLAGSEAAWQLAKRGIQVRLYEMRPIKQTPAHHTDKFAELVCSNSLRANTLTNAVGVLKEEMRILDSVIIKAADECAVPAGGALAVDRHEFAAKVTELVKGHPNVTVINEEVGEIPSGPTIIATGPLTSKSLSEQLKSLTGEEYLYFYDAAAPIIEKDSIDMEKVYLKSRYDKGEAAYLNCPMTEEEFDRFYEALIAAETVPLKEFEKEIFFEGCMPIEVMAQRGRKTMLFGPLKPVGLEDPKTGKRPYAVVQLRQDDAAGTLYNIVGFQTHLKWGPQKEVLSLIPGLENAEIVRYGVMHRNTFINSPRLLKSTYQYKDREDLFFAGQMTGVEGYVESAASGLVAGLNAAHLVLGKELIEFPNATAIGSMAKYITTANADNFQPMNANFGIFAELPERIKSKKERNEMHANRALETIQKISKNL, encoded by the coding sequence ATGAATCAAGATACAGTTGTAAATGTAATAGGTGCAGGATTAGCAGGAAGCGAGGCTGCATGGCAATTAGCTAAAAGAGGAATACAGGTTCGTTTGTATGAAATGAGACCAATTAAACAAACACCAGCACACCATACAGACAAGTTTGCCGAGTTAGTTTGTAGTAATTCACTTAGAGCAAATACACTAACGAATGCTGTTGGTGTGTTAAAAGAAGAGATGAGAATCCTTGACTCTGTTATTATTAAAGCGGCTGATGAATGTGCCGTTCCTGCTGGTGGAGCGTTAGCTGTTGACCGTCATGAATTTGCAGCAAAGGTAACAGAGCTTGTAAAGGGTCATCCTAATGTTACAGTAATTAACGAAGAAGTAGGGGAAATTCCAAGTGGTCCAACAATCATCGCAACTGGTCCGCTAACATCTAAAAGTCTATCAGAACAATTGAAGTCATTAACTGGTGAGGAATATCTATATTTCTATGATGCAGCAGCACCAATTATTGAGAAAGATAGCATTGATATGGAAAAGGTGTACTTAAAATCACGATATGATAAAGGGGAAGCTGCTTACTTAAACTGTCCTATGACAGAAGAAGAATTTGATCGTTTTTATGAAGCACTAATTGCAGCTGAAACTGTTCCTTTAAAAGAATTTGAAAAAGAAATTTTCTTTGAAGGTTGTATGCCAATTGAAGTAATGGCACAAAGAGGCAGAAAAACAATGCTGTTTGGACCTTTAAAACCTGTTGGTTTAGAAGATCCGAAAACAGGGAAAAGACCATATGCAGTTGTCCAACTGCGTCAGGATGATGCAGCAGGTACACTATATAATATCGTTGGTTTTCAAACACATCTCAAATGGGGACCGCAAAAAGAAGTGCTGTCATTAATTCCAGGCCTTGAGAATGCAGAAATTGTACGTTATGGTGTTATGCATCGTAACACCTTTATTAATTCCCCTAGGTTGTTAAAGTCAACTTACCAATATAAAGACCGTGAAGATTTATTTTTTGCAGGCCAAATGACAGGTGTTGAGGGATATGTGGAATCAGCTGCTTCTGGATTAGTAGCAGGGCTAAATGCTGCACATCTAGTATTAGGTAAAGAATTAATTGAATTTCCTAACGCCACGGCTATTGGAAGCATGGCAAAATATATCACGACAGCAAATGCTGATAACTTCCAGCCAATGAACGCAAACTTCGGTATATTTGCTGAATTACCAGAGCGTATCAAAAGTAAAAAAGAACGCAATGAAATGCATGCTAATCGAGCATTAGAAACAATTCAAAAAATTTCGAAAAATTTATAG
- the topA gene encoding type I DNA topoisomerase, whose protein sequence is MSDYLVIVESPAKAKTIERYLGKKYKVKASMGHVRDLPKSQIGVDVEHNFEPKYITIRGKGSVLKELKTAAKKAKKVFLAADPDREGEAIAWHLAHSLDVDINSDCRVVFNEITKDAIQESFKHPRSINLDLVDAQQARRILDRLVGYKISPILWKKVKKGLSAGRVQSVAVRLIIDREKEIKEFIPEEYWSIDGQFLKGQKEFDAAFYGVNGKKRELKSEADVKEILKEIDGNRFTVEKVTKKERKRNPAVPFTTSTLQQEAARKLNFRAKKTMMIAQQLYEGIDLGKDGTVGLITYMRTDSTRISETAQTEAAQYIQDKFGKEFLGTQGKAVKKNTNTQDAHEAIRPTSTLRDPSSLKEFLSRDQLRLYKLIWERFVSSQMASAILDTMSVDIVNNGVMFRATGSKIKFPGFMKVYVEGNDDQIEEKDRLLPDLKEGDEVFSKDIEPAQHFTQPPPRYTEARLVKTLEELGIGRPSTYAPTLDTIQKRGYVALDNKRFIPTELGEIVLELIMEFFPEIINVEFTANMENSLDEVEEGHIEWIKIIDDFYKDFLPRLEKAENEMEKIEIKDEPAGVDCEECGHHMVYKMGRFGKFMACSNFPDCRNTKPIVKEIGVKCPSCEEGTIVERKTKKRRIFYGCSQYPECEFLSWDKPIERSCPKCNNMLVEKKLKKGVQVQCIECDYKEEQQK, encoded by the coding sequence ATGTCGGACTATTTAGTCATAGTTGAATCACCTGCGAAGGCAAAAACAATTGAACGTTATCTTGGTAAAAAATATAAAGTAAAGGCATCAATGGGACATGTACGTGATTTACCAAAGAGTCAAATCGGTGTAGATGTAGAACATAATTTTGAGCCTAAGTACATCACAATTAGAGGTAAAGGTTCTGTACTTAAGGAATTAAAAACTGCTGCCAAAAAAGCAAAGAAAGTCTTCCTCGCAGCCGATCCGGATCGCGAAGGAGAAGCGATTGCATGGCACTTAGCTCACAGTCTGGATGTTGATATAAATTCAGACTGTAGGGTTGTATTTAATGAAATAACAAAAGATGCTATACAAGAATCGTTCAAGCATCCAAGATCTATCAATTTGGATCTTGTTGATGCACAGCAAGCAAGACGTATCCTTGATCGTCTTGTCGGCTATAAGATAAGTCCTATACTATGGAAAAAAGTAAAAAAAGGATTAAGTGCTGGGCGAGTACAGTCAGTTGCAGTTCGATTAATTATCGATCGCGAAAAAGAAATCAAAGAATTTATACCAGAAGAATATTGGTCAATTGATGGTCAATTTTTAAAAGGTCAAAAGGAATTTGATGCAGCTTTTTACGGAGTTAATGGTAAGAAAAGAGAGTTAAAATCTGAAGCGGACGTTAAAGAAATTTTAAAAGAGATAGATGGTAATAGGTTTACTGTTGAAAAAGTGACCAAAAAGGAACGTAAAAGAAATCCGGCAGTCCCTTTTACTACTTCAACCTTACAACAAGAAGCTGCGAGAAAATTAAACTTTAGAGCAAAGAAAACAATGATGATTGCTCAGCAGCTCTATGAAGGTATTGATTTAGGGAAAGATGGTACAGTTGGATTAATCACATATATGAGAACAGACTCTACAAGAATCTCTGAAACTGCTCAAACAGAGGCCGCTCAATATATTCAAGATAAATTCGGAAAAGAATTTCTTGGAACACAAGGAAAAGCTGTAAAGAAAAATACAAATACTCAAGATGCTCATGAGGCAATTCGACCAACCTCAACCCTTCGTGATCCTTCATCATTGAAAGAATTCTTGAGCAGAGATCAATTGCGACTATACAAGCTCATTTGGGAGCGTTTCGTTTCAAGCCAAATGGCTTCAGCTATTTTAGATACAATGAGTGTAGATATTGTAAACAATGGTGTCATGTTTCGCGCAACTGGTTCAAAAATTAAATTTCCTGGCTTCATGAAAGTGTATGTTGAAGGGAATGATGATCAAATTGAAGAAAAGGACCGACTTCTACCAGATTTAAAAGAAGGTGATGAGGTCTTTTCAAAAGATATTGAACCAGCTCAGCATTTTACACAGCCACCTCCACGCTATACAGAGGCGCGACTTGTTAAAACGTTAGAAGAGTTAGGGATTGGCCGCCCCTCAACATATGCTCCTACATTGGATACTATCCAAAAAAGAGGGTATGTTGCACTTGATAATAAGCGATTTATTCCAACAGAATTAGGTGAAATTGTTCTTGAACTTATTATGGAATTTTTTCCGGAAATCATTAATGTTGAGTTTACTGCTAACATGGAAAATAGTCTTGACGAAGTGGAAGAAGGACATATTGAGTGGATCAAAATCATTGATGATTTTTACAAAGATTTTTTACCAAGACTAGAAAAAGCTGAAAATGAAATGGAAAAAATCGAAATAAAGGATGAGCCTGCAGGAGTAGATTGTGAAGAATGTGGACACCATATGGTATATAAAATGGGTCGATTTGGTAAATTTATGGCTTGTTCAAATTTCCCAGATTGCCGAAATACTAAACCAATTGTTAAGGAAATTGGTGTTAAATGTCCAAGTTGTGAAGAAGGTACAATCGTAGAACGTAAAACGAAAAAGCGAAGAATTTTTTATGGTTGCAGCCAGTATCCAGAATGTGAATTTCTTTCTTGGGATAAACCAATTGAAAGAAGTTGTCCAAAATGTAATAATATGCTTGTTGAGAAAAAACTTAAAAAAGGCGTTCAAGTACAATGTATTGAATGTGATTATAAAGAAGAACAACAAAAGTAG
- the dprA gene encoding DNA-processing protein DprA, with the protein MESITKKFFLLSHCKGMSSQLIYKLYKLDPSLSIFYTLSEKEWEHYFKLKKDKIYEIKKSYEALNFELIFNHYTRENISFISISDKQFPYLLKEISDPPPFLYYLGNINLANRKKLISVVGTRYPTAYGKESLEHLLKPLILDEWVIVSGLAKGIDTFAHETALNNGGKTIAVIAGGLFHLYPKQNISLAQKMIKTHLILSEHPPSTQPLKWHFPMRNRIISGISLGTVIIQAKKRSGSLITAQQALEQNREVFAVPGSIFEEGSLGTNELIKSGAKLVQNASDILEEFPMEPNEVASKA; encoded by the coding sequence ATGGAAAGTATAACTAAAAAGTTCTTTTTATTATCACATTGTAAAGGAATGAGTAGTCAGCTTATATATAAGCTATATAAACTTGATCCATCGTTAAGCATTTTTTATACCTTATCTGAAAAAGAATGGGAACATTATTTTAAACTGAAAAAAGATAAAATTTATGAGATTAAGAAAAGCTATGAGGCACTTAATTTTGAATTGATTTTTAACCATTATACAAGGGAAAATATTTCATTTATTTCTATTTCGGATAAGCAATTTCCTTACCTCTTAAAAGAGATATCGGATCCACCGCCATTTTTATATTATTTAGGAAATATCAATTTAGCAAACAGAAAGAAATTAATCAGTGTTGTTGGTACTAGATATCCAACTGCATACGGAAAAGAATCGTTAGAACATCTATTAAAGCCTCTAATATTAGATGAGTGGGTAATTGTTAGTGGATTAGCGAAAGGGATTGATACATTTGCACATGAGACTGCGTTAAATAATGGTGGTAAAACGATAGCCGTCATTGCAGGTGGCTTATTTCACCTTTATCCAAAACAAAATATTTCTTTAGCTCAAAAAATGATAAAGACACATCTTATCCTCTCAGAACACCCTCCATCAACACAACCTCTAAAATGGCATTTTCCAATGAGGAATAGAATAATAAGTGGAATATCACTTGGTACAGTTATCATCCAAGCAAAGAAAAGAAGTGGATCATTAATAACAGCTCAACAGGCTCTTGAACAAAATCGAGAAGTATTTGCTGTACCTGGATCGATATTTGAAGAAGGAAGTTTAGGCACAAATGAATTAATTAAAAGTGGAGCAAAATTAGTACAAAATGCATCAGATATACTGGAAGAATTTCCAATGGAACCAAATGAAGTTGCAAGCAAAGCTTGA
- the sucD gene encoding succinate--CoA ligase subunit alpha → MSVFINKDTKVIVQGITGSTALFHTKQMLEYGTKIVGGVTPGKGGTEVEGVPVFNTVQEAVQTTGATASVIYVPAPFAADAIMEGVDAELDLVICITEHIPVLDMVKVKRYMEGKKTRLVGPNCPGVITADECKIGIMPGYIHKKGHVGVVSRSGTLTYEAVHQLTQAGIGQTTAVGIGGDPVNGTNFIDVLKAFNEDEDTYAVIMIGEIGGTAEEEAAEWVKANMTKPVVGFIGGQTAPPGKRMGHAGAIISGGKGTAEEKIKTMNACGIKVAETPSVMGETLISVLKEQGLYEKCKTH, encoded by the coding sequence ATGAGTGTATTTATTAATAAAGATACGAAAGTAATCGTACAAGGGATCACTGGATCAACAGCACTTTTCCATACAAAGCAAATGCTTGAATATGGTACAAAAATTGTTGGTGGTGTAACTCCTGGTAAAGGTGGAACTGAAGTAGAAGGTGTACCTGTTTTTAATACAGTACAAGAAGCAGTTCAAACTACTGGTGCTACAGCATCTGTTATTTATGTGCCTGCTCCATTCGCTGCTGATGCAATTATGGAAGGTGTAGACGCAGAACTTGATTTAGTTATTTGTATTACAGAGCATATTCCTGTATTAGATATGGTTAAAGTAAAACGTTACATGGAAGGCAAAAAGACTCGCCTTGTTGGACCTAACTGCCCAGGTGTTATTACTGCAGATGAGTGTAAAATTGGTATTATGCCAGGCTACATTCACAAGAAAGGACATGTAGGTGTTGTTTCTCGTTCTGGAACACTTACATATGAAGCAGTACATCAATTAACACAAGCAGGAATTGGACAAACAACTGCTGTTGGAATTGGTGGAGATCCTGTTAACGGAACGAATTTCATTGATGTTCTTAAAGCTTTCAACGAAGATGAAGACACGTATGCTGTTATCATGATTGGTGAAATTGGCGGTACTGCCGAAGAGGAAGCTGCAGAGTGGGTTAAAGCGAATATGACAAAACCAGTTGTAGGCTTTATCGGTGGTCAAACGGCACCTCCAGGAAAGCGTATGGGTCATGCTGGAGCGATCATTTCAGGTGGTAAAGGTACTGCTGAAGAGAAAATCAAAACAATGAATGCTTGCGGTATTAAAGTAGCTGAAACACCATCTGTTATGGGTGAAACACTTATTTCAGTTCTTAAAGAGCAAGGTTTATACGAGAAATGTAAAACACATTAA
- the sucC gene encoding ADP-forming succinate--CoA ligase subunit beta — protein MNIHEYQGKEVLRKYGVSVPNGRVAFSVDEAVEAAKELGTDVVVVKAQIHAGGRGKAGGVKVAKNLDEVRTYADEILGKTLITHQTGPEGKEVKRLLIEEGCDIKKEYYVGLVLDRATSRVVLMASEEGGTEIEEVAEKTPEKIFKEVIDPAVGLQGYQARRIAFNINIPKELVGKAAKFMMGLYQAFVEKDCSIAEINPLVVTGDGNVMALDAKLNFDSNALYRHKDIIEYRDLEEEDAKEIEASKYDLSYISLDGNIGCMVNGAGLAMSTMDIIKFYGGEPANFLDVGGGATAEKVTEAFKIILSDQNVKGIFVNIFGGIMKCDVIAEGVVEATKQVGLEIPLVVRLEGTNVELGKKILNESGLNITSAESMADGAQKIVSLVG, from the coding sequence ATGAATATCCATGAGTACCAAGGAAAAGAAGTCCTTCGTAAATACGGAGTTTCTGTACCAAATGGACGAGTGGCTTTTTCTGTAGATGAAGCAGTTGAAGCTGCAAAAGAACTTGGAACAGATGTAGTTGTAGTAAAAGCTCAAATCCATGCAGGTGGCCGTGGTAAAGCAGGTGGGGTTAAAGTTGCTAAAAACCTTGATGAAGTGCGTACATATGCAGATGAAATTCTAGGTAAAACACTAATAACACACCAAACAGGTCCGGAAGGTAAGGAAGTAAAACGCTTACTTATCGAAGAAGGCTGTGATATTAAAAAGGAATATTATGTAGGTCTTGTATTAGATCGTGCTACATCTCGTGTTGTTCTTATGGCTTCTGAAGAAGGTGGAACAGAAATTGAGGAAGTAGCAGAGAAAACACCTGAAAAAATCTTTAAAGAAGTAATTGATCCAGCAGTTGGATTACAAGGCTATCAAGCTAGAAGAATTGCTTTCAATATTAATATTCCAAAAGAATTGGTTGGAAAAGCAGCAAAATTCATGATGGGCTTATATCAAGCATTTGTTGAAAAAGACTGTTCGATAGCGGAAATTAATCCATTAGTCGTAACAGGTGATGGAAATGTAATGGCACTTGATGCAAAATTAAACTTTGATTCAAATGCGTTATATCGTCATAAAGACATTATTGAATACCGTGATCTTGAAGAAGAAGATGCAAAAGAAATTGAGGCATCTAAATATGACTTAAGCTATATTTCACTAGATGGTAACATTGGCTGTATGGTTAATGGTGCAGGCCTTGCTATGTCTACAATGGACATTATTAAGTTTTATGGCGGAGAACCGGCTAACTTCCTTGACGTTGGGGGCGGTGCAACTGCAGAAAAGGTAACAGAAGCTTTCAAAATCATTCTTTCTGATCAAAATGTTAAAGGTATTTTCGTTAATATCTTCGGCGGAATCATGAAATGTGATGTCATTGCTGAAGGTGTTGTAGAAGCAACTAAACAAGTTGGATTAGAGATTCCACTTGTAGTACGTCTTGAAGGAACAAATGTTGAGTTAGGTAAGAAAATTTTAAATGAGTCTGGATTGAATATAACTTCTGCAGAGTCAATGGCTGACGGTGCACAAAAAATCGTTTCATTAGTAGGGTAA
- a CDS encoding EscU/YscU/HrcU family type III secretion system export apparatus switch protein, producing MKQNQNEKKAIALKYENEKEHAPKVIAKGNGLVAKEILDTAEKHEIQIHENPALVELLDSLEIHQQIPEELYEAVAEIFAFIYKLDKDL from the coding sequence ATGAAACAGAATCAAAATGAAAAAAAAGCAATTGCACTAAAATATGAAAACGAAAAAGAACATGCGCCGAAAGTAATAGCAAAAGGAAATGGACTCGTAGCAAAGGAAATATTGGACACAGCTGAAAAACATGAGATCCAAATTCATGAAAACCCGGCACTTGTTGAACTGCTTGATAGTCTCGAAATCCATCAGCAAATACCAGAAGAATTGTACGAAGCTGTTGCTGAAATATTTGCTTTTATCTATAAATTAGACAAAGATTTATAG
- a CDS encoding ribonuclease HII gives MQLTTKEVQAKLAEITNESDPFLEKCRTDSRKGVQQLVEKWLKKYKQEKMNEQQFYNMLSYERKARKRGFQLIAGIDEVGRGPLAGPVVAAAVILKEDCYIPGLTDSKKLSAAMRDKFYELIKENALDIGIGIITPEVIDKVNIYEATKLAMKSAIKDLTLQPDYLLLDAMKLDVPIDQDSIIKGDAKSVTISASSVIAKVTRDRMMMDLDKKIPQYGFGQHMGYGTQYHLSAMKTHGITEHHRKSFAPVRELLDI, from the coding sequence ATGCAATTAACAACAAAAGAAGTTCAAGCTAAATTAGCAGAAATAACAAATGAAAGTGATCCTTTTCTAGAAAAATGCAGAACAGATTCAAGAAAAGGAGTACAACAACTTGTAGAAAAATGGTTAAAAAAGTATAAACAAGAAAAAATGAACGAACAACAATTTTATAATATGTTAAGTTATGAAAGAAAAGCACGTAAGCGGGGGTTTCAATTGATAGCAGGGATTGATGAAGTAGGGAGAGGTCCCTTAGCAGGTCCTGTAGTTGCTGCAGCAGTCATATTAAAAGAAGATTGCTACATACCAGGTTTAACAGATTCTAAGAAACTTTCTGCTGCAATGAGAGACAAATTTTACGAATTGATCAAAGAAAATGCCCTAGACATCGGGATTGGTATTATTACACCAGAGGTGATTGATAAAGTAAATATTTATGAAGCGACAAAACTTGCAATGAAATCTGCAATAAAAGATTTAACATTACAACCCGATTATTTATTACTTGACGCAATGAAGCTTGATGTGCCAATTGACCAAGACTCCATTATTAAAGGGGATGCTAAGAGTGTAACAATCTCTGCCAGCTCTGTGATTGCGAAGGTTACCCGTGATCGAATGATGATGGATCTTGATAAAAAGATTCCTCAATATGGTTTTGGTCAGCATATGGGATATGGAACACAATACCATTTATCTGCAATGAAAACCCATGGAATTACAGAACATCACCGAAAAAGTTTTGCACCAGTGAGAGAGCTGTTAGACATTTAG
- the ylqF gene encoding ribosome biogenesis GTPase YlqF, which yields MTIQWFPGHMAKARRQVTEKLKLIDIVFELVDARIPMSSRNPMIDEIISSKPRIVLLNKADKADDSITKQWIEYFKEKDIPALAIDAHTGTGLKQITTLAKTLLKEKFDKMAAKGIKPRAIRALIIGIPNVGKSTLINRLAKKNITKTGDRPGVTTAQQWVKVGKELELLDTPGILWPKFEDQLVGFKLATTGAIKDTILNLQEITVFALNFLKEHYPNRLKDRYNLDELPEEIVDLFDEIGKRRGCMMPGGYIDYDKTSELVVREIRSDKLGRISFENPGQFIEQ from the coding sequence ATGACAATCCAGTGGTTTCCAGGACATATGGCTAAAGCTAGGAGACAGGTCACAGAAAAGCTTAAATTAATTGATATTGTCTTTGAACTTGTTGACGCAAGAATCCCAATGTCTTCAAGAAATCCAATGATAGATGAAATTATATCATCTAAACCTCGTATCGTTTTGCTTAACAAAGCTGATAAAGCAGATGATTCAATAACAAAGCAATGGATTGAATATTTTAAGGAAAAAGATATTCCGGCATTAGCAATAGATGCACATACAGGTACTGGTTTAAAACAAATTACAACATTAGCTAAGACGTTATTAAAAGAAAAATTTGATAAAATGGCTGCAAAGGGAATAAAGCCACGAGCAATTCGAGCGCTAATCATTGGAATTCCTAATGTTGGAAAATCGACGTTAATCAATCGCCTTGCAAAGAAAAATATAACAAAAACAGGAGATAGACCAGGCGTCACAACTGCTCAACAATGGGTAAAAGTTGGTAAAGAACTAGAACTATTAGATACTCCAGGAATTCTTTGGCCAAAGTTTGAAGATCAGCTCGTTGGTTTTAAACTTGCTACGACTGGAGCAATTAAGGATACAATTCTAAATTTGCAAGAGATTACTGTCTTTGCACTAAATTTCCTAAAGGAACACTATCCTAATCGACTAAAAGATCGTTACAATTTAGATGAGCTTCCTGAAGAAATTGTAGACCTTTTTGATGAAATTGGAAAAAGGCGTGGTTGTATGATGCCAGGAGGCTATATTGATTACGATAAAACCTCTGAATTAGTAGTAAGAGAAATTCGCTCAGATAAATTAGGAAGAATATCTTTTGAAAATCCAGGACAATTCATCGAGCAATAA
- the lepB gene encoding signal peptidase I — protein MTKKKNELLEWIKALVIAILLAAVIRYFFFAPIVVDGHSMMPTLHTQDRMIVNKFSYKFGEPKRFDIVVFHATIDKDYIKRVIGLPGDHVEYKNDTLYINGEKVEEPYLDEYKNQLIDGPLTEPFELENIIGQSTVPEGHIFVMGDNRRQSKDSRHIGTVPIEEVMGKTSLVYWPITDLRFAE, from the coding sequence ATGACAAAAAAGAAAAATGAACTTTTAGAATGGATTAAAGCATTGGTTATTGCCATTCTATTAGCAGCCGTCATAAGATACTTCTTTTTTGCTCCTATTGTTGTTGACGGACACTCCATGATGCCAACCTTACATACACAAGATAGAATGATTGTGAATAAATTTTCATATAAATTCGGTGAACCTAAACGTTTTGACATTGTTGTTTTTCATGCAACAATTGATAAGGATTATATCAAACGAGTAATCGGCTTACCTGGAGATCATGTTGAATATAAAAATGATACTCTGTATATTAATGGAGAAAAGGTTGAGGAACCATATCTTGACGAATATAAAAACCAACTAATAGATGGGCCGCTTACAGAGCCTTTTGAACTAGAAAATATTATTGGACAGTCAACTGTACCTGAAGGGCATATCTTTGTCATGGGTGACAATCGAAGACAAAGCAAGGATAGTAGACATATTGGTACAGTTCCAATAGAAGAAGTGATGGGCAAGACAAGTTTAGTTTATTGGCCCATAACTGATTTAAGATTTGCTGAGTAA